The Amblyraja radiata isolate CabotCenter1 unplaced genomic scaffold, sAmbRad1.1.pri scaffold_884_ctg1, whole genome shotgun sequence nucleotide sequence gtatacaccacacacacacacacacagtggtagtgtacaccacacacacacacacacagtggtagtgtacacacacacacacaccacacacacacgcacacacacccctgTCTCACCCCAATCACCCCGCTCCCACCCACACAAAGTACATAAGCTTGAATGCCCGCACCACCAGGTtgaggaacggccgcttcccctctgttatcaggctattaaacacgaacacctcaaataagctctgaaccacatagactattattattattgcattattattgtttctaTTCCAAGTgtacgtgtgtgcatgtgcgtacacgtgtgtctgtgtgtgtgtgtacatgtgtgtgtgtgtgtgtgcacatgtgggtgtacatgtgtgtgtgtgtgtgcacatgtgggtgcacatgtgtgtgtacttgtgtgtacgtgtgtgtgtgtgtttgtgcgtacatgtgtgtacgtgtgtgtgtgcgcgtgtgtgtgtacgtgtgtgtgtgcgcgtgtgtgtgtgtacgtgtgtgtgcgtgtatacgcgtgtgtgtacacatatatatctgtgtgtatatatatataatctctaTTCACAGAGCAATATTtctaactttattcccttatcatgtgtctgtgaacagctcgattgtgatcatgtattgtctttccgctgactggttagcctgcATCAGAAACAAATGAACGACACTGAACCTGACCCGGCGCGGTGCGTCTGCGGTGGGGAATGGCGTGGATGTGTGCCGCGAGGTTACCGCTACCTGCCAACGTCTGTGCTCTTGGTGCGGGCACCACCGCTGGCCCGACGGCTGCCGCTGGATGAGGAGGAGCCCAGGGAGTCGCTGGAGGAGCTGCTGATGCTGTCGCTGTCCTGGCCGCGGCCCCACGAGGCAGCCGTCCATCCTCCGCGCATGGGCCGGCGGCTGAGGGTGGGGGAACTGTCCGACGTGGTCTCTGGGGCACTGCTGTCAATGCTGGCcatccctgtacacacacacacacacacacacacagtggagagagagagagagagagagagagagagagaccgtcaCGTCTGCCCCAGTAACGGCAAAccctctggggatatggggagaaacatagacaataggtgcaggagtaggccattcggcccttcgagcctgcaccgccattcaatatgatcatggctgatcatccaactcagtatcctgtacctgccttctctccacaccccctgatccctttagccacaagggccacatctaacaccctcttaaatatagccaatgaactggcctcaactaccttctgtggcagagaattccacagattcaccactctctgtgtgaaaatgtttttcctcatctcggtcctaaaagacttccccccttatccttaaactgtggccccttgtcctggacttccccaacatcgggaacaatcttcctgcatctagcctgtccaaccccttaagaattttgtaagtttctataagatcccccctcaatcttctaaattctagcgagtacaaaccgagtcaggaaatcacggggtactgattgtggatgatcagccataatcacattgaatggcgatgctggctcgaagggccggatggcctgctcctgcacctattgtctattgtcacacacacagtgtacagttctgggcaccatgttataggaaatatgttgccaaggttgaaagggttcagagaagatttacgtggatgttgccaggactagagggtgtgagctatagggagaggttgagtaggctgggtctctattcattggagcgcaggaggatgaggggtgatcttatagaggtgtataaaatcatgagaggaatagaacgggtagatgcacagagtcttttacccagagtaggggaatcgaggaccagaggacttaggttcaaggtgaaggggaaagatttaataggaatccgaggggtaactttttcacacaaagggcggtgggtgtatggaacgagctgctggaggaggtagttgagggactatcccaacgtttaagaaacagttggacagtacatggataggacaggtttggagggatatggaccaagcgcaggcaggtgggactagtgtagatgggacattgttggccggtgtgggcgggtTTCCACTCTGTTTCACGCTGTGACTCTACGAGGAGAGATTGTCGCACCTGCCCTAGAACCCACAGACCCCCTCTGACCACAcagagggggagagggcgaggtggggagagggcgagagggcgagagggggagagggggagagggcgagagggggagagggggagagggcgagagaggaCAAGATCACACCTCTCGCACGTACCTGTGTGTTTCTtcttctgcctgacaggtgaTCCCCAACACCGGCCATTGTAGCCACCTCTGCTGCCGAGCGTCAGTCGGCTCGGGATCTTGCCCTCCTGCCGGAAGGTTCCGGACTCGCTCGGGGGCTCGCTGGGGGCCCGCTGAGCATTCTCTGCAGGCGAAGTCACCAGGGCATGAATGAGCAAATGACACTCAGGGAGGAACATTACGCGGAGCGGAGGAGAACTAGTTAAACAACTAGGACAAAGCAGGGAGAAAAAACCCAGAAAAAAACCGTGTAGATGCACGCagcaataagcttttcactgtacctcagtacaggtgacaataaactaacctagaAGGGACATGCACCATATAGTAACAACAGTCAAAGAGCCACTGAGAATCTGAACCAAATCAATATGAAACACTTGTCCAAATTGAtaatatttcaattattttttgCGGTAAATCTTAGAAACAAAATCAAATGacgcaaaaaaataaataaaacataaatgCAAACATGAATTTCttaataaaaatgattttttactGTGTCTCGGTACACGGGTCAATAATACACAACTGAATGAATGTTCGTGGAGTAATGAATGGAAGGGTTGGAGTACATACCTTGAGCAGAACCTTCTGGAAAGTTCTCAGAGGCGGTGGTGTTGTGAGCCGGGGTGGCCACACCGGCCGTCTGTGCGGTGGATGCGGCGCTGGTCACCTGCTGGACGTTGGCCGCGGTCTGGGAGCCGTGCTTGGACGGGGACTTCTGGCTGGCGGGCAGGGGCTTGCTGGACGAGTAGAAGGAGCTGAGGGTCTGTGGTTTGTGGGTCTGGCTCTCCCGGTCCAACAGCTTGTCCAGGATCTACAGGCAGAGAAAATGTACTCACTGGTGAACAGCCGGCACTGCCACAAGGCTTCACTGGGCTGCGGGAGGGAGTGAGAGTCATATAGGGCCATATAGAGTCGCATAGTGGTATGTGGAGCTGTGTGGATGCGCATAGAGTGGTATAGCGTCATATAGCATCGCTTAGCACCGTATACGGGCGTGTAGATGCGCATAGTCGTATAGGGCCGCACAGCCATAAGGTGGCTAACCAGCCATATAGAGCCACATAGAGCCAGTCAAGTCATATTGTCCAATAGAGAGTATTATGGTCCTatagaaccatacagcatgggaacaggccccatgtccacgctgaccaacatgtcccatctacactaggtcccacctgcctgcatttacctCACTTCCCTCCCAACCATCCCTATCCatccacctgtccaaatgttttttgatagacaatagacaataggtgcaggagtaggccattcggcccttcgagccagcaccgccattcaatgtgatcatggctgatcatccccaatcagtaccccgttcctgccttctccccatatcccctgactccgctatttttaacagccttatcaagctctctcttgaaagcatccagagaaccagcctccaccgccctctgaggcagggaattccacagataggGTTCGGTAAAGTGGTTCAGAGAGCTTGCCAAAGCGGCTGCAATTACTGATGTGAATTCACCAACACATGAAGAGAGAGTTTTTGCGCGCATGGTTTCGTGCAGGTGGATGGCGTGGTCTTTAGCGAAACACCGCACAAGAGCTTGCAAGTTTCCAGGTGATCTGAGGAAAGGGTCAATGCTTCCAGATCACCCAAGAAAGCCTTGTTTGGACTTTAACTGTACCTTCTATGATGCAAGCAGAGActatcttcccggctgttatcaggcaactgaaccatcctatcaacaactaagagtggtcctgacctcccatctacctcattggagaccctcggactatctttaaccagactttgtcttgcactatatgttctttccttcatcctgtatctgtacactgtaaatgtctcgactgtaatcatgtatagtctttccactgactggttagcacgcaacacaaaagcttttcactgtacctcggtacacgtgacaataataaacaaaactataaaATGAAAGTACATgtataaatgtcttttaaatgttgttacagcatAGCATTCAACACATGAACTGGtggccaaagggtggtgaatctgtgggagtctttgccacagacggctgtggaggctacgtcagtggatatatttaaggcagagatagatagattcctgattagtgcgggtgtcaggggttatggggagaaggcaggagaatggggttaggagggagggataggtcagccgtgattgaatggcggagtagacctgatgggccgaatggcctaattctgctcctatcacgtgatgATAGGACCACGAGTACTTACTTTTTTGAGCTTGGCTTGGTCATCTTTGTAGGTGATCATGAGGGCAAGAGCCAGGTCTCCTTTCTCTCTCCGGGTCCCTTCACATAACAAGGGGTGCTCTGCCTCACTCACTGTGGTCTTCATGCCTGAGGTACACCAATGGAAATGGAGCAAGTCTCATTACAAACAAACTTTGCTTTACAGAGCTACCACAAGCAGCGTGCTGGGGatttaatgtagagatacagcatggatgccCGCACATTGGCCCACTtgagtccatccatccatccatcgcctgttcacaccaaagattatagatcagagcaagatagaccactcctccaaaatccaatggactgacctgtagtacgtaacggaacgtcagggccgccatttgtttatgccaaagcTTTGGTAGCGGGGAAGGcctccacagttatacaatctgctcttacatcaggtcgcagggaaagcaaagatactagaggctcctctaaTATCTTTGGGGAaagaggacgtttcctccactcctgagttgatccaggactgattctctgTCGGTCCCCCCCGATGCCAGATGAAGGCGTCTTCCCGCGGTCGGCTctcccgaggcagcgggcaatgctcctcttTGTATCTTTGGTGtcatcagtgttgtagggaacagtgttttatatagcatcgatcacttcacatatctagttaatattattgtacattttaataattttattgtaaattgcagctcaataaaatggcgtcatgtcatactacgcttttttcgcagagtggcgcatcttgctctgctctggttcacactagttctatggtatcccacattctcatccactcccaacacagtagggacaatctacagaagccaattaacccacaaacccgcacgtctttaggatgcaaGGGGAgtcaagagtttagtttagagatacagcgcggaaacacgcacatcggcccaccgagtccgcgccgaccagcgatccccgcacattaacactatcctacacatactagggacaattaacacttataccaagccaattaatctacaaacctgtacgtctttagagtgtgggaggaaaccgaagatctcggagtaaacctacgcaggtcatgggcagaacttccaaactccgtacagacagcacccgtagtcgggatcgaaccacagGATATGGGTAAAGTGTAATGGCAAccttacacaaagggcggtgggtgtatggaacgagctgccggaggaggtagttgaggatgggactgTCACAATATTTaccaaacatttagacaagtatcaTAATTTGGTAGTTGGGAGGCGAGGACAactttctagttggtgagaggatgattccgttgcccgacaacagctgggaagaacctatccctgaatctagaggtgtgcgtttacaTTTAGAGGCACTATCTATCATAATGTTAGAAGattcatttagacaggtacatggataggacaggtgtagggggatatgggccaaagacaggcaggtgggactagtgtagatgggggcatgttggtcggtgtgggcaagttgggctgaagggcctgtttctgtgctgtacgtgtCTGTGACTCCACAAAGTTGATCGCCAACGTTTACTGGGGATGGAGTTCCACTCACCCAGAGCTGCCACAGCCGCCTCGAAGCCAAGCTCCTCATCGCCAGGCATCTCGTTGTTACGATTCCGGCTCGGGGGTCTCGACCCCGTCGGCGAGACCACTATGAAAGGAGCAGAGGTCAATCAGGCACGAGGTCAATCACACACATAGGGTCACCCACACACATGCACGAGGTCTCCCCCCCACACGCACGGGGTCACCCACCCACACTCACGGGGTCACCCACCCACACGCACGGGGTCACCCACCCACACGCACGGGGTCACCCTCCCACACGCACGGGGTCACCCACCCACACGCACGGGGTCACCCACCCACACGCACGGGGTCACCCACCCACACGCACGGGGTCACCCCCACACGCACGGGGTCACCCCCACACGCACTGGGTCACCCCCACACGCACGGGGTCACCCCCACACGCACGGGGTCACCCACTAGAGGTCACCCACTAGAGGTCACCCACACAGGCACCTGCGTACTCTGGCCAATATACTGACGAGGTGGGACCGATTACCTGGCGTACACAGGACATCAAAGATGAAGCTGGCCAGCATGAGGGGCAGCACCGGCCTGTAGTCGCACAAGTTCCCCTCTCGCAGCTGCTCCGCCCTTTCACGGATGGTGTTCATCTCAATGATCCCCAGAGGAATCTTCTTCAACAACGCCACGATTTCCGATTCCTGGTACGCAAGTTTAACCTGGATGCCGGGGGGACAATGTAATGAGGACATTTACGATCAGATCACACCGTGGCTTTCTCCTCttctgccacaggcggctgtggaggacaagtccgtggatatttttaaggtggggattcttaggtagacaaaatgctggagtaactcagcggatgaggcagcatctatgaagcgatggaatgggcgacatttcgggtcgggacccttcttcagactgatgtcggggggcgggaggggagagaaagctggaagagaggacggGACTGGCCAATCCCTGGCAGCTAATGGGTGGATATAGGCTGAGCAAAGGTCCATGACGGTGCTAGATGTCTGAGCCTTGCTTACCTCCAGGGCTTTTGTTGATGCTGGTGGTCTCTGCAGCTCCAGGGAGAACATGCCAATGCAGTAGGCCAGGTTATGTAGCTCCAGTCTCTCACTCAGGACCACCAACAGGAAGGCTGCTTTGGCCAGGGTATTGGTTGCAATCAGAGTCTGTTTGTGAGTCGAAACTTTGTTCTTCTTGCCCTGGAAGAGAAACACAACATTGGTTCCAATTCAGCATTTTTCAATCAAATTCTACACCACGCCTAGTCTAGATCAGGGATGTCAAACTCGCGGCCcgcgggccggatgtggcccacAAAGGGGTCTGATCCAGCCCGCGGGAATGATTTCCCCGATGCCAGAGCAGGCTGCGTGCGCAGCGCATGAGGTCCCATTTTGCCCGAGACccaaaatgagtttgacacccctggtgTAGATAAAGCCTGGCTTTTCGCACCTTCCATCCACCATACATTTTTcactagaggtgctgcctgacctgctgagtaaagggcctgtcccacgaacatgcgacctgcatgcgacaagcgcgaccaaactggaaacgggggccgcgcggaggtagagtgagtgatgtgaagttcgagcgaagtccacgggaagttcgcgcatgacgtacggcgtcaagacgtgcgtatggtgtcgagacgctgcgcacgcccgttgaggcggtgcgtacggcgtcgaggcggctgcgggccggcaggccgttgccgcgtggaatttttaaacacggtcagtttttcggagccccgtgcgatgtcgggaccagctccgcacaactccatacggctccggcgatcgaagtgggaccggccccgcgaggccgtacggctcaagccaccacgcgcttgccgcatggagtcacaagctcgtgggaccggccctttacttctgcactttgtgtctacctttgctacAGATAAAGCCCTTTGACATACAGCCGGCTGGAGACATATTGAgccatatagcgtggaaacaggccccatggcctacgcagaccaacatgtcccatgtattGGAGAGGGTGCTGAAGAGATTCATCTGTATGACGTCAGGATTGGAGATTATTGGAGAGTACAATGTCAAATGTCTTGCTGagatccatatagacaacatctacagATCTGCCCACACCCCTTCTCATTACaccttcaaaaaaactcaataaGCCACTCCCTCAATGCAGATCCAATGCATTCTAGCTATGCGTTGTTGTTCAAAACTCATAATGCACGTAAAATATTCTGTAAGTTGGTGATGAAACAGAATAATAGAAAAACacatcatttttagtttagtttagagatacagcgcggaaacaggcccatcggcccaccgagtccgcgccgaccagcgatccccgcacactggcactaccctacacacactagggataatttacaattacaccaagccaattaacctacaaacctgtacgtcttaggtgtGTGGGGagaaaaactgaagatctcggagaaaacccacacagttcatggggagaacgtacaaactccatctctccccctctccatctatctatccatctatctatctatccaagaGAATCATTTGACCGTTGCGGTATTTTCTCACCTTAGTTTGTGGCTGCTCCACCTTCAGGTCGGGAGGATTGGCCAAGAGATCCCTGGCCAGGTCGATGGCCAGTCGGCAAGCCTCATTGTTGTAGCCGTGGGCGTATAGAGCCTCTGCACAGGCAAACAGGACCTGAGGTAGAAAGGGTCACGTTACACCGGCAACTGGTCTGGAATTTACACAACGCAGGTTGACATCATGGCACCACAAGCAAAGACCTTCTCCCTCCTATCCTCCACCAGAGTttgggagatacagcgtggaatcaggcccttcggcccacctagtccatgccgaccagcagatatgcaaagaagttttttttccccacacagagggtggcgagttcCTGAAACACTGTGTTGGGGGTGTTTCATAAGGCacatacaaataataataataatggatgggatttatatagcgcctttctaatactcaaggcgctttacatcccattattcattcactcctcagtcacactcggtggtggtaagctacttctgtagccacagctgccctggggtagactgacggaagcgtggctgccaatctgcgcctacggcccctccgaccaccaccaatcactcacacacattcacacacaggcaaaggtgggtgaagtgtcttgcccaaggacacaacgacagtatgcactccaagcgggattcgaaccggctaccttccggtcgccagccgaacacttagcccattgtgccatctgtcgttgacaagaaacatagaaaataggtgcaggagtaggccattcagcccttcgagccagcaccgtcattcaatgtgatcatgattgatcatccaaaatcagtaccccgttcctgctttctccccatatcccttgaatcctttagccttaagagctaaatctaactctctcttgaaaacatccagtgaattggcctccactgttttctgtggcagaaaattccacagattcacaactctctgggtgaaaacgtttctcctcatctcagtcctaaatgatctaccccttattcttaaactgtgacccctggttctggactcccccaacatcgggaacatttgtaAGAATGTTTAAGGGATttgtggataggcacatggagatgcagggaatggaggggtatggatcacttGCCCTGGGCATCATgtgcagcacagatattgtgggccgaagggcctcatccTGTGCTGTAAATTCTACGCAAAATGTTCAATCTTTTATGTCATCTGTTGAATTGTTTAATTTAACACTTTAGACATTTTTATTGTTGCTGCGTTAGAATTTGAACTTGCAATGTCTATGTTCTTaatcccattctttctctccagagatgctgcctgtcccgctgagttactccagcactttatgtctatcttcgatttaaaccagcatctgcagttccttcttaaacacggtcagtcacagttgagtttattgtcacgagtaccgaggtacagtgaaaagctttcggccgaacgcactatgggaactacagtcgcccccccccccaacaacaggtcccccaacattatgggggacccctaaccctaaccagtcagcagaaagacaatacatgattacaatcgagccatttaccatgtacagatacataagggaataacgtttagtgcaagcaaTTCATCAGACGCAAGCAACACTTATTGACGAGTAAAGGGGAAATACCTCCATTCGATTCTCCTGATCGAGGGGCTTCATTCCAGCGAAGATGTCTTGTTCCTCTTCATTGCACTCCTCTGGTTTTTCATCCCCTTGGGCAACTTCCTGGGGATTGAGGTAATAGACCTGGTAGTCATCGTCCCCAGCGACGGGCCCGTCTGAAGACTCTGTGTGTAGCCGCTTGGACAAGAGTTCGGGCGGAGGGAGGGCCGCCTGCTCCCCATTGCTGGCTCCATCCGCCTGCTTGCTACTTGGCCTGTTGGAGGGCCCGCTGCTGGTGTCCTGCTCGTAGCTCTCGGGGAAGAAGCCCTCGGTCTCGTCGGGGTACAGGTCCTTGTAGCTGTTGGCCGGGTCGTCGAACTCGAAGGTGTTGCAGGCCTCGGCGCCCAGGGCCAGATTGCCATCGTCCAGGCCCAGCTCGGCCAGGTCTGGCTCCAGCGAGCTGTCCTCACTGCTGGTCCGCCTCTTGCCCGAGTGTTTGCCGGTGGTGAACTTGGCCTGGGGCAGTTTGCACTTGTTGGCGCTCAGCTTGTAGACGGGCTTGTCGGCATCCGCCACCGGTCTGCCCGGGCCCCCGCCACCACGCGAGGGATCCGAGCCGCCCTTCCTCTTGGCCCCGCTGTCCTTTGGCCTCACGGCCATCTCGTGTGGGCTCCGGTTCTTGTCCCCCAGCCCCCCCTTGCCTCCCGCCACCTCCTGACCCTTGGGCAGCCGGGATTCACCGCCCCCCTCCTGAGCCTCACCGCCCCGCTTGCTGCCCTTGTGCTGCATGGCCTTGGTCCAGCAGAATGAGGTCTTCTTCTCCGCGCCGTTGTAGGTGATGCCCGGGATGGGAAACGCATCCTCCCAGCTGAAGTAGCAAGCCTCCACCGCCGGCTTGAAGCCCTGGAACAGCTTGTCCAGTGACTTACGATGCTGGCCCCTCTTCACAATCTCTATCACCTTCAGGTGCCACTGCCTCAGGTGAGCACACAGCTCTTTCCTCCTGTAAAGACAGAAGCCAGTCAGCGAcacttagttcagagatacagcacggaaacaggcccttcagtccgtgccgaccagcgatccccgcaccctaacaccatcctacacccactagcaacaattgacaattataccatgccaactaacctacaaacctgcacgtgtgggatgaaacctgggctcctggagaaaacccacacggtcacggggagaacgtgcaaactccacacagacagcacccgtagtcaggatggaacccgggtctctggcgctgtaaggcagcaactctaccactgtgccacccacacaaAAGCAAGCCTcattggatgggacaactctccctggaattagcctggtgaatgAACTAAATCCAATTGTACTCAGGGACTAAACCTGTGCACGATGTATATCCTCTCCATCACCCTGCACAACTGGGACAACATCTGCTGCATTCTGCAACCCTGACTCCTCTTCTATCAAGGCTAACCTGCCTGCTTAACTACTGAGAAGATGCTTGACAACTATCTGTGGTTCCTGCACCACTAGAACACCCAGATCCCTCTGATCTCCAATCACCTACACACTTATAAGCTGCAAGAAATACTGCAAAAAGTATTCTCTAACTCCCGATCTGCCTGTGACCAAACTTGCATGggaccatctacctgcgctcggaggccccactgctctacaacagtcCCCAGAGCCGTTCACCGTGAAGGTCCCAGCCTGGTCTGCCTTCCATTGTGCTACACCTGACACTTCTCTGTGTAAAATTCCATCGACCGTTCCTCAGCCCCACCCTGGCCAACTGACCGTGATCCTGCTGCAACTATTGACAACAATCTTCACTCTCTACAACCCCACCTACTTTGGTCtcacctgcaaacttgctaaccctGGCCCTGTGCGTTCTCATCCTAGTCACGAGACGTGGATGACaaacagcactgaaccctgaagggcctgtcccacttggcgactgccagcagtgtcgccaaaagattttgatcatttcaaaatccagcggcaacaaaaaaatgttgcgacatttgACATCACACCgggaatttttcggtgacctgattcctgtcaatgatggccaagtgggacaggccctgaaggcaCAACACAAGTCCCGGGGCCTCAGCCGTTGACTGTGATACGTGAAGGGTTTTACCTTTGGGGGCTCATGGTGGGATCCAGCACGGCCAGCCTCCACAACACGACCATCTCGTCACACATGCTGGCACATGCGTGCGCTGCCACCTCTGTCTGCCCGTTACTGCGGCCTGTATGCCCGCTGGCACTGCTGTGCGACGCTGATGTCCGAACACTGTACCACCAGCCGATGATCTGCGGGGAGGAAAACCCCACGGTATTCCCATTATTATCCCGTATCTGTGGaccgctcgattgtaaacatgcgcAGACCACGGGGGAAGAAGGGAGGACTGActatactttgtgccttccaccacagtgaagaatgctgtgttggatgtttgtgttacattttattgCGTATGGTGTGCTCTTTTTTGTCAGAGACGACATTTCTGGtcgtttgctcaggattccagcgtctgcaatctcccggctcTCCGACACAAATGGCCAGTTTGTCCGGCACTGACTTAATGATCAAGTGTGGATACTAATCCATCTGTCACGTGGTTACGGGGTCTTAAACATACACGGGGAACGCGGGGACACGTGGAACCGGAACACTGGGAACACTGGGACATGGACACACGTGGAACACGGGGGACACTGGGACATGGACACACGTGGGACATGGACACACGTGGAACACGTACACACGGGGAACGCGGAAACACGGAAACTTTGGGACTGGTGGCAGATCAATCAT carries:
- the LOC116970441 gene encoding zinc finger SWIM domain-containing protein 8-like; the protein is GQVTPLVELSAKQVALHIPFEVVEKVYPPVPEQLQLRIAFWSFPENEEDIRLYSCLANGSADEFQRGDQLFRVRAVKDPLQIGFHLSATVVPLQTAQAKGAFNVAVMFDRCRITSCSCTCGAGAKWCAHVVALCLFRIHNASAVCLRAPVSESLSRLQRDQLQKFAQYLISELPQQILPTAQRLLDELLSSQSTAINTVCGAPDPTAGPSASDQSTWYLDESTLSDNIKKTLHKFCGPSPVVFSDVNSLYLSSTEPPAAAEWACLLRPLRGREPEGIWNLLSIVREMFKRRDSNAAPLLEILTDQCLTYEQIIGWWYSVRTSASHSSASGHTGRSNGQTEVAAHACASMCDEMVVLWRLAVLDPTMSPQRRKELCAHLRQWHLKVIEIVKRGQHRKSLDKLFQGFKPAVEACYFSWEDAFPIPGITYNGAEKKTSFCWTKAMQHKGSKRGGEAQEGGGESRLPKGQEVAGGKGGLGDKNRSPHEMAVRPKDSGAKRKGGSDPSRGGGGPGRPVADADKPVYKLSANKCKLPQAKFTTGKHSGKRRTSSEDSSLEPDLAELGLDDGNLALGAEACNTFEFDDPANSYKDLYPDETEGFFPESYEQDTSSGPSNRPSSKQADGASNGEQAALPPPELLSKRLHTESSDGPVAGDDDYQVYYLNPQEVAQGDEKPEECNEEEQDIFAGMKPLDQENRMEVLFACAEALYAHGYNNEACRLAIDLARDLLANPPDLKVEQPQTKGKKNKVSTHKQTLIATNTLAKAAFLLVVLSERLELHNLAYCIGMFSLELQRPPASTKALEVKLAYQESEIVALLKKIPLGIIEMNTIRERAEQLREGNLCDYRPVLPLMLASFIFDVLCTPVVSPTGSRPPSRNRNNEMPGDEELGFEAAVAALGMKTTVSEAEHPLLCEGTRREKGDLALALMITYKDDQAKLKKILDKLLDRESQTHKPQTLSSFYSSSKPLPASQKSPSKHGSQTAANVQQVTSAASTAQTAGVATPAHNTTASENFPEGSAQENAQRAPSEPPSESGTFRQEGKIPSRLTLGSRGGYNGRCWGSPVRQKKKHTGMASIDSSAPETTSDSSPTLSRRPMRGGWTAASWGRGQDSDSISSSSSDSLGSSSSSGSRRASGGARTKSTDVGRYKGRRPECHAPHVPNQPSEAAAHFYFELAKTVLIKAGGNSSTSIFTHPSASGGHQGPHRNLHLCAFEIGLYALGLHNFVSPNWLSRTYSSHVSWITGQAMEIGSAALNILVECWDGHLTPPEVASLADRASRARDPNMVRAAAELALSCLPHAHALNPNEIQRALVQCKEQDTSMLEKACVAVEEAAKGGGVYPEVLFEVAHQWYWLYEQTAGVSQQRELSAMVGRGHHEGVRGSVDHGALADGPSTVTVAATVTATAVVPVITVGSTMYQQHTIAGTAITHPHAQVFPSSAAMTHPYTTIQTHIPSVCNTAYLGHPIQHVPRPAIFPVAGAAYPQGIHPAFIGAQYPYTVATTTHPAMSAPPVTFAGVPVPPMAPMAMHPYQADPNLPLTSTVAGMDHNKRLVYREFGLRYNTIQL